The Macrobrachium rosenbergii isolate ZJJX-2024 chromosome 22, ASM4041242v1, whole genome shotgun sequence DNA segment TGTTTTCTCCTGGGAAAGAGCTTCCCTGTCAAGTAGTCACCACGTCTGCAACCTTAGTTCCTCCTAAAGAGAAGAAACCCACAGGTAAGGTAGATCCAAGTATTTTAAGCGAAAAAGTCATTGCTGATATTGTTGATATTCCCTCAGATGAATTTGTACAGTATCAGAAGTCTGATGATAGTTTGAAAGATTATTTTGATAAAGTAAAAGACAATGCTGATGAAAATAGGTTACCatatttttatcttgataatAACATCCTTATGAGACGTTACAGACCTCTGAAGATTGCAGGACAAAATTCCTGGCATGATATTTATCAGCTTGTAGTTCCTTCTAATCTTCGTACAACTTTATTGGATCTTgctcattcagcagagtctcaACTAGGCATTTCCAAAACCTATAAGCGTTTATTGGAAGATTACTACTGGCCTGGTATGAAAGCTGATGTAAAACGCCACATAGAATCTTGCCATCTGTGCTAGGTAACGGGTAAACCTAATCAGAAAATACCACCAGCACCATTAGTTCCTATTACAGTACCTAATTCTCCTTTTGAAATGGTAATTGTAGATTGTGTTGGTCCaattcccaaaactaaaaagcaaaacgaGTACATCTTAACTGTGTTGTGCCCAACTACTATATTTCCTTTAGCCATACCTATTAAAAACATATCTGCCGAAACAATTATTGCTAATCGCCTTGAAATATTCACCATCTTTGGTTTCCCTAAGGAACTGCAGTGTGACCAGGGGACAAACTTCACTAGTGATTGCAGTGTGACCAGGGGACAAACTTCACTAGTGATTTGTTTAAGCAAACTTTAAAGCAGTTCAACATCTCCCATATTTTCGCTTCAGCATATCACCCACAAACGAATGGAGCCCTCGAACGGGTACATCAGCCATTAAAAGTCTCCTGCGCAAGTATATGTGTGAAACTCAGCGAGATTGGGATGAAGACCTGGATCTCCTTATGTATGTACTTAGGAGTACACCTAATGAGTCGACTGGAATTTCCCCCTTCGAGATGATGTTCGCTCGAAGACCCAGGACAAACCTTAGCATGGTGAAAAAAAACATCTTAGGAGGTACTTATAAAGACCAGCAAGTAAGTATTACTCAATACCTTAAAAGTCTTAAGGACAAACTTAACCTTATTTATGAATTTGCCAAATAGAATTTAACAAACAGTCAAATTCGTATGAAAAACCATTATGATAAAAAGGCCAAATTCAGAACTTTTAAAGTAGGAGATGATGTACTTGTGTATCAACCAGTTCCAGGAGTTCCATTAAGAGAAAAATGTATGGGTCCTTGTAAAATCACCAAAAGGGTCTCTAAAACGACTTATGCAATTGAAACTCCAGATAAAAGGAAACCTAGCCAGCTAGTGCACATTAATCTTATAAAACCATACCAATCTGCAACGATTTCTCCACAGGTAGTTCACCTGATAGGTAAAGGGACTTATCACTCTGCTCAAAACTCAAGGATGACAACTCCTCCCATCGAGGGGACTTCTATACAGAAAACCCCAGTGACTGAGGCAGTTGATATGAAATGTGTCTATCCTCTCAAACCAGACGAAGAAGAAACCTTGGcctataattatattttgtcacGGAAAGATGCTAGTAATTcacacattctttctctcctttcacaGTATCTTGGTCATCTCCCTAAAGTGGAAAGAGAAGAACTGGAGGCTGTTCTGAAGTCTTATCCTGCTATATGTTCAGACACTCCTGGTTACTATACCTTGGTGAAACATGTTGTGCTAGAACCCAACACCAGTCCTGTTCGTCAACCTTTTTATCAGGTGTCCCATCGTTTATTACCAGCCTTGAAGGCTGAGGTTGAGTATTTATTAAAACTAGACTTGGCTGCACCAAGTAAGTCTCCTTGGGCATCACCTTGTATTTTAGTCAAAAAGCCTAACGATTCCTATCGTATGTGTACAAATTATAGAGGTTAATTCTGTAACAGTTAAGGATGCTTATCCATTACCTAGAATTGCGGATATTATTGACTGTGAGTAATTCTAAATATCTTACCCAGATTGACCTTCTGAACGGttattatcaaattaaattaacaGATAGGGCAAAAGAGATTTCAGCCTTTATAACACCTTTCGGTCTCTCTGAATACAAAGTTTTACCATTTGGGATGACTAATGCTCCATCTACATTCCAAAGCATGGTCCATGAAGTCATACGAGGTTTGGAGGGCGTGTATGCTTATTTGGACGACATAGTGATTGCTAGTAACACCTGGGACGAACATCTCAAGACCTTAAAAGAACTATTCAGAAGACTCCTGAAAGCTAACCCCGTTATCAATTTAGCTAAGAGTTCATTTGGTAAGGCAAAGGTTACATACCTGGGTCATGTCATTGGCAGTGGCTCCATATTACCCAAGGATACAAATGTAAAGGCAATAACTTCATTTCCCACTCCTAGTGATAAAAAAGAACTCAAAACATTCCTAGGTATGGTatcatattattcaaaattttgtcCTAACTTTGCCATCATAACTTCTTTACATGCCTTAACATCAAGTAAAGTAAGGTTTCACTGGAATCAGGATCACGACAAGGCCTTCCAGCAGCTAAAGTTATTCATGACTTCATCTCCTTTGTTGCAAGCTCCTAATCTTGCTAAACCTTTTTTCATACAGGTAAATGCTTGTAACACAGGCTTTGGCAGTGTCCTACTACAAGAAACAAGTAATGGAACCAGTACTTTTCCTCCTTTGCTAGAACGACTGCTGCCTATATCTTATTACTCTGGAGCATTCAAAGGCACTCAACTAGGATGGCCTACGATCGAGAAAGAACTGTTTAGCATAGTTGCAACTG contains these protein-coding regions:
- the LOC136850349 gene encoding uncharacterized protein, producing the protein MTIKQAYASSGKEDREHLNTLRETKKDQLRQIAERARISVSHAVVKAELLGKILDFLVHSGNITEEEALPLRPLTLERAAAEQKRVEAANAAAAAEQKRIEATSLIAETEQRQLELERKERVQLEKELSAIRLEERLAEKQFPEAFDLGKARKLLPVFDEKDLDVFFITFENTATSLNWPRDQYVLLIRNSFKGKAAYVAAQLVQERDYEVFKTAILYAYSVTAEGYRQIFRQTLKNQAQTYLEFFTLKLKQFNKWLDKEQITTLEQLKNLIVLEEFLRRIPANVSMFIREKQEKDGKRAALLANDYHLIHKHKPQSSSPSSATQICTFCKKEGHHIKDCPSPKCKASHGKTSLNAFQQGHKSGPTANKTTLHCAQPLSDFSAFTYPGKVNDIPVQILSYAGSSQTIISSKLKDLAQPTDQYVTVTDLTCQKVLPIVQISLDCPYFKGSTNVGVLDSDLPRKNMILGNDLAQTNSTPSLIITQPEVVIEKASQVVFSPGKELPCQVVTTSATLVPPKEKKPTGKVDPSILSEKVIADIVDIPSDEFVQYQKSDDSLKDYFDKVKDNADENRLPYFYLDNNILMRRYRPLKIAGQNSWHDIYQLVVPSNLRTTLLDLAHSAESQLGISKTYKRLLEDYYWPDCVGPIPKTKKQNEYILTVLCPTTIFPLAIPIKNISAETIIANRLEIFTIFGFPKELQCDQGTNFTSDCSVTRGQTSLNLTNSQIRMKNHYDKKAKFRTFKVGDDVLVYQPVPGVPLREKCMGPCKITKRVSKTTYAIETPDKRKPSQLVHINLIKPYQSATISPQVVHLIGKGTYHSAQNSRMTTPPIEGTSIQKTPVTEAVDMKCVYPLKPDEEETLAYNYILSRKDASNSHILSLLSQYLGHLPKVEREELEAVLKSYPAICSDTPGYYTLVKHVVLEPNTSPVRQPFYQVSHRLLPALKAEVEYLLKLDLAAPNRAKEISAFITPFGLSEYKVLPFGMTNAPSTFQSMVHEVIRGLEGVYAYLDDIVIASNTWDEHLKTLKELFRRLLKANPVINLAKSSFGKAKVTYLGHVIGSGSILPKDTNVKAITSFPTPSDKKELKTFLGMVSYYSKFCPNFAIITSLHALTSSKVRFHWNQDHDKAFQQLKLFMTSSPLLQAPNLAKPFFIQVNACNTGFGSVLLQETSNGTSTFPPLLERLLPISYYSGAFKGTQLGWPTIEKELFSIVATVLHFRLYLEGAESVVIYTDHKPVTFLERAKLTNKKLLR